TCAATTATGTTTACTAAAAAATCTCCAAATCTTATTTCTTGACTTTGTGTTAAATTTTGTATTAATTTAGTTTTAGAATTAGTTAATCTAAATTCTCCTGTATATCTTTCAGGATATTTTATAATATTTTCAATCAATTTTTTATATTCTGTATCTTCTATTTTAATTTTTTCTTCTAATTTTTTGATGAATTGTTCATAACTGATATACATAATTTCCTTTTAATGAAATTAAATAAAATAATATAAAAATATTTAGAATAATAAATTTATTAAAAGTATTTTAGAAATATTAACTTTTAAAACATACAAATAATAAAAATAAAGAATAAAATAAACAAAATACTATCAAAACGATCTAAAAATCCGCCATGACCTAGAAGAATTTTTGAATAGTCTTTGATACCATTCAAACGTTTGATTAAAGAAAAATATAAATCTCCTATTGCAGCAATTAATGGTGCTAATAACACAAAAATAATTTGTTTTATTAAACTATAATTATGCATTTGGAATAGATTTAAACTAAAAGTTAAAACACTGGCAATAATAATTGCTATAAGCGATCCAAAGATAAAACCCTCTCATGTTTTATTAGGAGAAATAATAGGAGCAAAAGATTTTTTTATAATTTTTTTGCCTAAATATTTACCTGCAAAAAAACCACCAGTATCATAACTAATTGCAATTGCAAGAGGAATTAATCATAGTTTATAATCAAAATCTAGAAAAATCATAAATGATTTCATGACAATAGAAAATAAATACGAAGTAAATAACACATAAAAAGTTCTTAATAATAAATCATTAAAAGTTAATTTTCTAGTAACTTTTTCAATAATAAAAAATATTAATGAAACAGTTAAAATAATAATTATTGTTTCTCAACTTTGTGCAATATTTTGTATAAAAATAATAATTTGTCGTGTATCAAAAGGTTGTTGAAAATTGTTCTGATGTATTTGTATTAAGTTAGTAAGAGGAAAAACAATGCTAGCTACTAAAGATAAAGTTAACAAATAAATAAAAATATTTTTTAAACGCATTGCTTTAAAAAATTCATAACTAAAAATTGCAGTAATAAAACTTATAAAAACTAAAGTTATTATTCTACTTTCATAATAAATGGGCGAAAATATAGAAAGAGGTATAACAATTCCTAAAGAAACAACAAGTAATATTAATGCTGGAATGATTCTTTCTTTTAGTAATTTCATAATATAAATTATAACAACTTGAATTATTTTGCTTATTATATTTAAAATTAAATATAATTTAAAAAAATACACAATATAGGGGAAAATGTGAAGTATAAAAGAATTTTAGTCAAACTCTCAGGTGAAGGTTTAGCTAATAAAGATAAAAGTTTAGCAATTGATTATGAATTAGTTGAAGACATAGCAAAACAATTAAAAACGGTTATTGATGAAAATGTGCAAGTCGCTATTGTAGTTGGAGGAGGTAATTTTTGACGTGGAGTAAGCGCGGAAAGAAATGGTATTCCTAGAAATAGAGCTGATTATATAGGTATGCTTGCAACAATTATGAATGGATTAGCCTTAAGAAGTGGTTTTGAAAAAGTTGGTATTAAGGCGAGAGTGCAATCTTCAATAATGATAGATCAAAAAGTAGCAGAAAATTATGTGAATGAAAAAACATTAAAATATTTGCAAGAAGGTGAAGTAGTAATTTTCGCTGGTGGAACTGGTAGACCATATTTTACTACTGATACTGCGGCAACTTTATTTGCCTCAGAAATTAAAGCAGAAGTAATTTTAATGGGTAAAAATGGTGTGGATGGCATTTATGATAAAGATCCAAGAACCAACGCTGACGCTAAACATTATGAAAAAATTACTTATGATGAAATTTTGGAAAAAAAATTACAGGTAATGGATTTAACCGCTACAAGCATGGCAAGAGATAATAATATTAATCTAATAGTATTTAATATATTAGAGAAAAATTCAATTGTTAAAGTATTAAAAAATGAAATTAAATTCACGGAGGTGATTAAATAATGGAATTTGAATTATATAATTATGAATTCGATATAGAAGCACAAAAAGTTTTAGATCATTATGTTTTTGAACTTTCAAAAATTTCTACTGGAAGAGCAAATCCACAATTAGTTAAAGGTATAAAAATTAATTATTATGATAGTTTAACTTCTTTAGAAGAACTTGCTAATATAAGCGTACCCGAAGCACAACAATTATTAATTAAACCTTATGATGTTTCAATTAATAAAGAAATTACAAAAGTAATTTTAGCTGAAAATTTAAATGTAGCAGTTGCTGATGAAGGTAATCAAGTTAGATTAACTTTTGCACCTTTAACTACTGAAAAACGTAAAGAATTAGTAAAAGGATTAAATAAATTTACAGAATCAGCTAAAGTTGGTATTAGAAATACTCGTCAAAATGTTAATAAAAGAATTAAAGCGGATGAAGAATTATCAGAAGATCTTCAAAGAAATTATTTGGATAAAATTCAAAAATTAACTGATGAAAAAATAGCTCATATTGATCAATTAACTAAAAATAAAGAAAAAGAATTATTAACTATTTAATCTTTAAAAAATTTAAATAATAAAGTTTAAATACTTTGTTATTTTTTATTTAAATAATTAAGTATTATAATTTATATAAATTATAAGAGAGGGCCAAATGTTTAATTTAGAAGGCGGAAAATTATTTAAAAAATGAAGTATTAGAAAAATTTCTTTTGTTGGTATTTTAATAGCAATATCTGTAGTTTTTCTTGTTATATCAGTTGGAATAATGCCATTTTTTTCTTATCCTTCTTTTAAAATTAGTTTTATTGGTTTGCCTGTGAAAATAACAGGATTTATTTTCGGACCTATTGTTGGTGGATTAGTTGGTTTATTGAGTGATTTGATAAGTTTTTTATTTTTGCCAACTAACTATAATCCTTTATATACTTTAGCTACGGCTTCTAATGGAATAATTGCGGGAATTATTGGTTGATTATTTTTAAAACTATTTCACTATTATTTTGGAGGAGCTTTTAGAGATACTGTTTATGAAACAAAAATTATTCTTTTAAATAAACAACTAATTAAATTAAAATTAACCAATCCAGATTCTAAAAAAATAAAAAAAATATTAAACAAAATATTAAATTTTGGTGAAAAAAGAAAAAAAATTAGAATAGTAGGAACTAGAGGAACATTATTAAATTTTAACGTTACAATAGCTACTTTGTTTTTAATGCTAATTATCTTTTTAATTATTTGATTAATTTATACACAAGTAAGTGACTTGCAAATTACTTCGGGTATTATTAAAAATAGATTTGTTTTAACAATGTTAATGATAACTGGTTTTGGTGCAATGATTATTTTTTTATGATTTGCCAGATTTAAAATGAAAGCACGTCATTTCTTTATAATTGTACCAATTGTAGTATTTTCAGCATTTATTGAATTAGTTAATGTGCCTATTTTATCTTTAGCGGATGCTTTTTCTAATTCAACAGGAACTAATAGTATTTTTGTTTATATTTTTACTCATACAATACTTTCACCTGTAAAAATTTGAGTAAATATGATAGTAATATTTTTTACATATAACATTATTAATCCATTAATTAATAAAAATAATGGCATTACGTATTAAGCCGTTATTTTTTTGCTAGATTTTCTTAGGAGTAAAATGAAAAATAATAAGATGCTAAAAATTTATGTTTGTGGACCAACAGTTTATAATCATGTTCATATTGGTAATTTAAGACCGGTATTAACTTTCGATTTAATATTAAAAGCTGCCCGAGAATTAAATTATGATTTCAAATTCATTCACAATATAACAGATATAGATGATAAAATTATTGAAAAAGCAATAAAAGAAAATAAAAACGAAAAAGAAATAAGTAATTTTTTTACTAATAAATATCTTGAATTATTAAATATTTTGAATATTAATACAATTACAAATTTAGAAAAAGTAACAGATAATTTACCTTTGATTGACAATTATATTAATAAATTAGTAATATCAAAAAATGCTTATTTAGATGAAAATCAAAATGTTTGGTTCGATGTTAAAAAAAATATAAAAGCATATGGTAATGTTTCTAATCAAAAATTAAGTAATATGATTTTTGAAGATAAATATAAAGCAAAAAAATTTGAAGCAGATTTTGCTTTATGAAAACAAACTAATATAGGTATCCAGTTTAATTCATCTTTTGGTAAGGGTCGTCCAGGTTGACATACTGAATGTGTGGCATTGATAGATAAACATTTTGCTGAAGAAGAATTAGATTTTCACGGCGGTGGTATGGATTTAACTTTTCCGCACCATGAAAATGAAAACATACAACATTGATCATTATATAATAAAAATCTTTGCAAAAATTGATTAAGAACTGGCCAAATAAATTTAGAAGGTGTAAAAATGTCTAAATCTTTGGGTAATGTTATTTTAGCAAAAGATTTTTTAAATAAATATGGACCTGCAATTTTAAAATTATTATTTTTTAATAGTAAAATAACTGCTCCAATTAATATTACAGATGAATTGATTTCTAATATGCAACAAATAGAAAATAAATACAAAAAATTCATTTTTAAATTTTTTGTAGATAAATTAGATGTTAATACTGATAATGATAATTTAATAAATAATAAAAAATATAATGATATTTTATTATCGGTATATAATCAAGATTTTGCTAAGTATAATTTTTTAATTAATGAATTGTTTAAATTAATTAATAAGGAAAATGATATTGAAAATAAAATTGTTCTCTTTAAGATATTCAATTTATTCCACAGTGAATTAACAGATAAAAATAAATATTTAAAACATATTGAAATATTTAAGAAATGACAGGAATTTTTAGAACAAAAAGAATATAGCAAAGCTGATAATTTAAGACAAATTTTAATTGATGCTAATTTAATTTAGTTAAACAAAAGACAAAAAAACGGAAGGTATTTTATGGAAAAATTAATATTGTGTGGAAGAAACAGCGTTTTTGATGCTATTGATAATAATTTTCAAATTGAAAAAATTTTCATAAGTTATGAAAATATTAAATTACTGCAAAAACTTTCACACACTAAAATTAAAATAGAGAAAAAAAGCAAACAATTTCTTGATAATATGACAAAAGAAAATCATCAAGGGATAATTGCAATTTTAAAATTTTTTCCTATTTATGATATAAATACTTTTTTTAATGATAAACCTTCAAATATTTTAATTTTAGATCATATTCAAGATCCACATAATTTAGGCGCAATTATTAGAACAGCTAATGCTTTTGGTATAAAACATATAATAATTCCTAAAGATCGCTCTGCTGATATTACGGCAACTGTTTTAAAAATTTCTTCCGGCGGTTTTATTGATATAAAAATTGCTAAAGTTGCTAATATTTCTGCCGTTATTAAAAAATTAAAAGAACATAATTATTGAATTTTTGCCACTGCTTTATCTGAAAAAGCAATTACCTTAGAAAAAGTTAAATTTAATGAAAAAAATGTTTTAATTGTTGGTAACGAAGAAAAAGGAATAAGTCTTCCTGTTTTAAAAATGTCGGATCAAGTAATATACATTAAACAATTTGGAAAAGTTCAATCATTAAATGTTTCTGTGGCAACAGGAATTTTATTATATGAATTAACAAAGGAAAATAATTGTTAGAAATTTTTGAAAAATTCAATTTAGCTATAAATAGCAAAGATAATAATCTGTTAAAAAATATATTTGATACTTTAAAATTAGATCAATTAATTAGACTTATACACTATGTATATGGTAAAGATTTACAAAATAATATTAAATTTACTTTATCTAAATACCATTCAAATTTGATAGATTCTTTCGATATTTATAATTCCTTCTTGTTCGATTTA
Above is a window of Mycoplasma sp. 1018B DNA encoding:
- the pyrH gene encoding UMP kinase; translated protein: MKYKRILVKLSGEGLANKDKSLAIDYELVEDIAKQLKTVIDENVQVAIVVGGGNFWRGVSAERNGIPRNRADYIGMLATIMNGLALRSGFEKVGIKARVQSSIMIDQKVAENYVNEKTLKYLQEGEVVIFAGGTGRPYFTTDTAATLFASEIKAEVILMGKNGVDGIYDKDPRTNADAKHYEKITYDEILEKKLQVMDLTATSMARDNNINLIVFNILEKNSIVKVLKNEIKFTEVIK
- a CDS encoding class I tRNA ligase family protein, producing MKNNKMLKIYVCGPTVYNHVHIGNLRPVLTFDLILKAARELNYDFKFIHNITDIDDKIIEKAIKENKNEKEISNFFTNKYLELLNILNINTITNLEKVTDNLPLIDNYINKLVISKNAYLDENQNVWFDVKKNIKAYGNVSNQKLSNMIFEDKYKAKKFEADFALWKQTNIGIQFNSSFGKGRPGWHTECVALIDKHFAEEELDFHGGGMDLTFPHHENENIQHWSLYNKNLCKNWLRTGQINLEGVKMSKSLGNVILAKDFLNKYGPAILKLLFFNSKITAPINITDELISNMQQIENKYKKFIFKFFVDKLDVNTDNDNLINNKKYNDILLSVYNQDFAKYNFLINELFKLINKENDIENKIVLFKIFNLFHSELTDKNKYLKHIEIFKKWQEFLEQKEYSKADNLRQILIDANLI
- a CDS encoding phosphatidate cytidylyltransferase, which codes for MKLLKERIIPALILLVVSLGIVIPLSIFSPIYYESRIITLVFISFITAIFSYEFFKAMRLKNIFIYLLTLSLVASIVFPLTNLIQIHQNNFQQPFDTRQIIIFIQNIAQSWETIIIILTVSLIFFIIEKVTRKLTFNDLLLRTFYVLFTSYLFSIVMKSFMIFLDFDYKLWLIPLAIAISYDTGGFFAGKYLGKKIIKKSFAPIISPNKTWEGFIFGSLIAIIIASVLTFSLNLFQMHNYSLIKQIIFVLLAPLIAAIGDLYFSLIKRLNGIKDYSKILLGHGGFLDRFDSILFILFFIFIICMF
- the frr gene encoding ribosome recycling factor; this encodes MEFELYNYEFDIEAQKVLDHYVFELSKISTGRANPQLVKGIKINYYDSLTSLEELANISVPEAQQLLIKPYDVSINKEITKVILAENLNVAVADEGNQVRLTFAPLTTEKRKELVKGLNKFTESAKVGIRNTRQNVNKRIKADEELSEDLQRNYLDKIQKLTDEKIAHIDQLTKNKEKELLTI
- the rlmB gene encoding 23S rRNA (guanosine(2251)-2'-O)-methyltransferase RlmB — its product is MEKLILCGRNSVFDAIDNNFQIEKIFISYENIKLLQKLSHTKIKIEKKSKQFLDNMTKENHQGIIAILKFFPIYDINTFFNDKPSNILILDHIQDPHNLGAIIRTANAFGIKHIIIPKDRSADITATVLKISSGGFIDIKIAKVANISAVIKKLKEHNYWIFATALSEKAITLEKVKFNEKNVLIVGNEEKGISLPVLKMSDQVIYIKQFGKVQSLNVSVATGILLYELTKENNC
- a CDS encoding ECF transporter S component, with product MFNLEGGKLFKKWSIRKISFVGILIAISVVFLVISVGIMPFFSYPSFKISFIGLPVKITGFIFGPIVGGLVGLLSDLISFLFLPTNYNPLYTLATASNGIIAGIIGWLFLKLFHYYFGGAFRDTVYETKIILLNKQLIKLKLTNPDSKKIKKILNKILNFGEKRKKIRIVGTRGTLLNFNVTIATLFLMLIIFLIIWLIYTQVSDLQITSGIIKNRFVLTMLMITGFGAMIIFLWFARFKMKARHFFIIVPIVVFSAFIELVNVPILSLADAFSNSTGTNSIFVYIFTHTILSPVKIWVNMIVIFFTYNIINPLINKNNGITY